AGAGTTATCAATCCCAGTACCTCACCCTTATTAATTTTTTCGGCCAGTTCCTCACGGGCTATTGCATTATAACCCATAGCAGTTAATCCATTTATATTAGCGCCATACCTCACGGGAATAGCTTTTAAACGAGGATTTAATCCCTCCATCTCTTTAATCTCATCGGCCAACTCTTCACGATATACCACATAGGGCCTTTTGGCCTGTTTTAGCATGTCGACATCATAACCCTCATTATAGTGTTTCCCGCCCATCTTTATGGCCTTTCTTGCCCAGTAGAACACCTGCGGACAGTCCTTTATATCCAGCCCCCTTGTGATTACCACATCGGCCATCTCAATTTCCTTTAATGATAGTGTTTCTACATTAGTGTACCTGCCTATGGTATAGAACATATTATCAGCTATAAAACCTTCAAACAGTTTCTTTGCAGCCAGGCCCTCCTCATTGGTAACGGACGGGGATGCCAGCAGGGCCAGTTTTCCATGATTGGCAGAATTGAATCTCATAACCTCTTTGACCATAGTCCTTAAGGCATTGTCCATATCTATAGTTTTCAGCCCATCTCTATCCCTTATCATGGGCTCTTCCACCACATATTTTCCGTTTACCCAGTCAAAGCCGAAACTACCCTTCCTGCACAATAAGGCCTCATCAAGACCGCTCTCCATATATGGCTTTATCCTTATCATCATGTCACCACGAGACTCAACGGTTACGGGACATGTCAGGCTGCACCCTGTACATGTGGTGACTGTCTCCTTTACCTTCACGGGTACCGGCTTTGTATTGCTGTTTACACTCATTATAGCACCCGTCGGGCATACATAGGCACACTCGCCACAGAATATACATGTGGAGTTAGCCAGTGGATTTTCAAATTCCGGCTTGGTAACAGCCTCAAACCCCCTTCTTACGTACCCCAGTGTGGCAGCGCCAGCTATCTCGTCACACACCCTGACACATAATCCGCAAAGTATGCACTTATTTGGATCTCTCAATATATTAACGCCAGAATAATCCTTCTCCCTCTTTGGCTTCACCCCAGGAAGTTTCTCAGGGTTAACGTCATATATATTGGAATACTGATACAGCTTGCAGTCAAAATAGTCAAGACAACCACACTCTAAGCATCTGGCTCCCTCAGCCCTTGCAGATTCCTCGTCAAAGGTCTGTAGATACTCCCTGAAGTTATCCTTTCGAAGCTCAGGTTCTAAAAGCACAGGTTGATTTCTTGCTATCTTTTCTCTGCCTTCAAGGTCCTTCGTTGAGATATCATCCTGTTTTACAAGATACGGCAATTTTATCGGCTTCAACTCGCCGCTCAAATAACTTTCTATGGCAAAGGCAGCCTCTTTTCCAGTGGCAATGGCCCTAACAGCTATATCCGGCCCTGTAACAGCATCTCCTGCAGCAAACACATATGGTATGCTGGTCCTGTATGTGCCATCCTCTATAACAATCCTGTTTCGGCTGATTGAAATCCCATCCAATCCCGTTGAGTCTATCTGCTGTCCTATTGCAGCTATGCATGTGTCTGCCTCTATATAAAGCTCTTCCCCTGGGATTGGTACAGGAGACCTTCTGCCCGATGCGTCAGGCTCACCGAGCTGCATCTTCTGGAATTTTACTCCTGCCATCTTTCCGTCCTCTACAACCACTTCTT
The DNA window shown above is from Calorimonas adulescens and carries:
- a CDS encoding FAD-dependent oxidoreductase, with the protein product MIRLSIDGKQVYGYKGQTILEIARQNGIDIPTLCFDERLEPYGSCGMCVVEVEGSKKLLRSCATEAADGMVVNTKSPRVVEARRFTLELLLSEHRGDCRPPCVLACPTHCDAQGYAALINNGQYEEALKLIKETVPLPASVGRICPHPCEEACRRGMVDEPVSICNLKRFVGDYDLALENPYMPEIKPSNGMKVAVIGSGPAGLSAAYFLKKDGYDVTIFEKMPEAGGMLRYGIPEYRLPKSVLAKEISLIEEMGVDIRTNSALGRDFTIDSLKAQGFDAVLLAVGAQDSSSLRVPGEDAEGVLGGVEFLRRVALNQPIVLGRRVIVVGGGNTAMDAARTALRLGADEVAVVYRRTKDEMPARREEIEEAEEEGIRFIYLAGPKEVVVEDGKMAGVKFQKMQLGEPDASGRRSPVPIPGEELYIEADTCIAAIGQQIDSTGLDGISISRNRIVIEDGTYRTSIPYVFAAGDAVTGPDIAVRAIATGKEAAFAIESYLSGELKPIKLPYLVKQDDISTKDLEGREKIARNQPVLLEPELRKDNFREYLQTFDEESARAEGARCLECGCLDYFDCKLYQYSNIYDVNPEKLPGVKPKREKDYSGVNILRDPNKCILCGLCVRVCDEIAGAATLGYVRRGFEAVTKPEFENPLANSTCIFCGECAYVCPTGAIMSVNSNTKPVPVKVKETVTTCTGCSLTCPVTVESRGDMMIRIKPYMESGLDEALLCRKGSFGFDWVNGKYVVEEPMIRDRDGLKTIDMDNALRTMVKEVMRFNSANHGKLALLASPSVTNEEGLAAKKLFEGFIADNMFYTIGRYTNVETLSLKEIEMADVVITRGLDIKDCPQVFYWARKAIKMGGKHYNEGYDVDMLKQAKRPYVVYREELADEIKEMEGLNPRLKAIPVRYGANINGLTAMGYNAIAREELAEKINKGEVLGLITLGNIDGLNQPAMGNLHLLIDITPIEKDLRPYVDMVIPFTSPLEKDGTIESDYGIKRLRSAIDRRCSMRTLSKMAEYFKKDIKQTGSDHEEHIYLR